Part of the Candidatus Thermoplasmatota archaeon genome is shown below.
GTGCATCATGCCATTTACCATCAACGCCTAGAACTTCAATTTTAAGTCCATAGCGTTCGCCTTCTTCGTAAATTGTTAAATTAGCTTGGCTAAAGCGTTGGGCAGTCATGTCTGAAAGGTTAGCTGAAACTTCTTTAGTTAGTATTGCAAGTAGCTGATTAATTGCATACATTGTAATACCTCTTTTATGGAATATTTTATCTTTGAGGATAGTAAGTACTTCTATTTGCTCTTTAAGCTCTTTATACGATTTCTCTTTTACTGCAATTTCTTCTTTTCTCTTCATTAATTTTTCAATTTCTTTTCTTACCAACTCAGCTTCAGCTTCTAATCTAGCCAGTGTTTTCTCAGTATTGCTCAGCTCATTTCTTAATGCTTCAAGCTCTTGTTCTGCTTTTCTGTAGCGCTCCTCATAACCAAGCATTTCTGTAATTTTTGATTTTAGAGCTACAAGCTCTTTTTCTAAATTATCTTTTCTTAATTGCCATTCTGTGATAAGTTTAGATAACTCGCTAAGCTCTTGAAAACGTTTTTCGCAACGCTGAAGCTCTTCTCGCGCTTTGAGTTTTTTAGTAATCGCGCTAGCAAGCTCTTTCAATTTGTTGGCGTCCTCGCTTCTAAACCCACAAGTCTCAATTTGAGCTTGAATTTCTAATATACTTTTACGCAGTTGTTCAAGCTCTTTTTCTTTTTCTCCCTCTTTTCTTGAACGCTCAACTTCAAGCTCCTTCACTCTTTTATCGATCTCGGATAGTACAAAAGAATCTTTATTAATTGCACTCACATCTTTACTTACCTTTACAAGCTCTTCATGCGCTTGCACCCTTTCTTTAGTCAATTCATTTATTATGCTACTAGGTAGTGGCCAGCCTAGCTCTTTGCCTATTCTTGCGATTCTTTCTTTTAGCGCGCCCTCATTTCTAAGAAGCTCAAACGCTTGCTCTTGACTAAGGGCTGTTTTAAGTGATTTCTTTCTAGCGAGCTCTTCTTGAACTAGTTTTTCAATTCTTGCAAGTTCTAACTTATATCTATCTTCTTGCTTGCGAAACTCCTCTTCCCTCAATTTAAAAGCGATTGAAAATTTTTCAAATTCGCTTTTTAACCTTTCCAGTTTGGTGCGCTCTTCTACAAGCTCTTCATAACCTTCTGCTTCTACTTTAAGCTCTTCCACCCTTAACTTTAACTCTTCGTATTCTCTTCTACTCTCAGCTTCATCTTCTAATTTTATAGCAATCTCAGAAAGCTCCTTAGTCAAAGATTCTAATTTTGCTCTGCTCCTAATGTATTCTTCATGCCTTACAACCAGCTCGCGATACTCAAGCTCTTTGACTTTCACTCTCTTCTCTAGCTTACTTAGAATTTCTCGCTGATTT
Proteins encoded:
- a CDS encoding SMC family ATPase, yielding MIPASFGKEKPQISEGFVIEELELNGFMRYITKTILKIPEKFTVIVGRTGAGKSTLLDAITFALYRRTSRTDLKGVGVKVEDICKKGGYVKLKFLQGSKEYEVIRGLNNVGKSYLILKSNGKEIPGSISELDNKIEEIIGLDYEGFRSSTFVRQEEMKALGSASGAERMGICQKLFRLEIFDKAQKRADDKLRILEKSADELSGEISQAKRSLELELPEKTKILEHAMVESANQREILSKLEKRVKVKELEYRELVVRHEEYIRSRAKLESLTKELSEIAIKLEDEAESRREYEELKLRVEELKVEAEGYEELVEERTKLERLKSEFEKFSIAFKLREEEFRKQEDRYKLELARIEKLVQEELARKKSLKTALSQEQAFELLRNEGALKERIARIGKELGWPLPSSIINELTKERVQAHEELVKVSKDVSAINKDSFVLSEIDKRVKELEVERSRKEGEKEKELEQLRKSILEIQAQIETCGFRSEDANKLKELASAITKKLKAREELQRCEKRFQELSELSKLITEWQLRKDNLEKELVALKSKITEMLGYEERYRKAEQELEALRNELSNTEKTLARLEAEAELVRKEIEKLMKRKEEIAVKEKSYKELKEQIEVLTILKDKIFHKRGITMYAINQLLAILTKEVSANLSDMTAQRFSQANLTIYEEGERYGLKIEVLGVDGKWHDAQEFSGGEKTQINAALRFAIAKQLALLPQVGKTYGRMKTLFIDEGDLGSLDTETSRELFVRKLFDLGKFFDKIILITHLTDVAERPEFATKITVAMSPEGVSRIEY